DNA from Sorex araneus isolate mSorAra2 chromosome 6, mSorAra2.pri, whole genome shotgun sequence:
gccgcagaccaatggaacagggtggaatatccctacacacaacccaaaatgtatgatcatctagtctttgataagggagcaagagatctgaagcagagcaaggaaagcctcttcaacaaatggtggtggcacaactggacaaccacatgaaaaagaatgggcttagacctcgacctgacaccatgcacaaaagtcagatcaaaatggattaaagacctcaacatcagaccacaaatcataaggtacattgaagacaaggtcggcaaaacccaccacgatattgaagataaaggtatcttcaaaggtgacacggaactaagcaatctagtaaaaacagagatcaacaaatgggactacattaaactaaaaagcttctacaccgcaaaagatacagtgaccagaatacaaagactatctacagaatgggaaaggatatttacacaatacccatcggataaggggttgatatcaatggtatataaagcactggttgaactctacaagaagaaaacatccaaccccatcataaaatggggcaaggaaatgaacagaaactttaccaaggaagagatatgaatggccaaaaggcacatgaaaaagtgctctacctcactaatcatcagggagatgcagatcaaaacaaccatgagataccacctcacaccacagagactagcacacatccaaaagaacaaaagcaaccactgttggagaggatgtggggagaaagggacccttctacactgctggtgggaatgctgactcgttcagcccttttggaagacaatatggacgattctcaaaaaactagagttgaactcccatttgacccagcaataccaatgctgggaatatatcccagacaagcaaaaaagtatagtcgaaatgacatctgcacttatatgttcatcacagcactgtttacaatagacagaatctggaaaaaacccgagtgccctagaacagatgactggttgaagaaacgttggtaaatctatacaatggaatactatgcagctgttagaaaaaatgaggtcatgatgtttgcatataagtggatcagcatggaaagtatcatgctaagtgaaataagccagagagagacagacatagaaagattgcactcatctgtggaatatagaataatagactaggagactaacacccaagaatagtagaaataagtaccaggagattgactccatggtttggaggctggtctctcattctgggcaactcagagaagggaacaccaagtaaaatgtggtcagagatcattcgggggaggggtgatgcatgccgagctgaatgtagactagaggctgaacacaatggccactcaacacctttattgcaaaccacaacacctaatcagagagagagaataaaagggaataacctgccatagtggcagtgtggggtgggggtggggggagatgggactgggaagggtgggagagatcctgggtatactggtggtagagaatggacactggtgaagggatgggtttttgaactTTGTattggggaaacatgagcacaataatgtatgattcatttcaattattaatgtaattttattagatcaataaagtccagataaataataataataattaattcatAGAGGTGTTAAGagaataaaattgtttattatattgaataattaCAACTGTTGGTCAATATCTATCACTATTtgtgatttcaaaataattttaactatatacaatacatattaaaataatttaatgttaaaaCCATATATAATAGAAACAGTAtcctatttctattattttttctctttacagCTTGAGATTTAAGGATCTATCTATACAGAGATACACTAAGATTAAAAGTCATAATAAGAGTTATAGAAATGTAATCTTTATGAGACATTGTCACTTCCTCCACATGACAGAGATTAGCTGAGCAGAAGACATTTAACCCTCATGGTCTTCTTGATAGCATTCTTGACTTCCTGGTTCCTAAGGcaataaataaaaggattaaGCAAGGGTGTGAGGACGGCATATACAGCTGAGATCAGTTTGTTGGAATTAAATGATGCAATAGCTCTGGGGCGAACATACATGAAAATCATAGCTGTGTAATAGATGATGACTACAGTGAGGTGAGACGCACAAGTGGAGaaagccttcttccttccttgggTGGAGGGTATACGTAGAATGGTGGAGACAATGTAGACATAGGAGAGGACAGTAGTAATAAGAGGGAGGACAAGAATGACAATAGCCAAAGCAAAGTCTACCAACTCGGCTGTAGACATGTCTTTGCAGGCCAGTTTGAGAATTGGTGAGATGTCACAGAAAAAGTGATTCATAACGTTGGAGCCACAGAAGGCAACACGAGAAATAAAGTAGACTTTGATGACAGAGATCATAAAACCACTGAAGTAGGAGAAAGCCATCAGCTGTAGACAATAACCAGTTGTCATGATGACTGGGTACTGGAGAGGGTGGCAGATGGctacatagcggtcataggccatggcgGCTAGGAGCACACATTCTGTGCCAGCAAGTGAGATGAAAAAGTAGAGCTGGGCCATGCACCCTGTGAAGGAGATGCGTTGTCTCTGCAGAAGAAATTCATCCAACATTTTAGGAACTGTGACAGATACATACCAGACTTCCAGAAAGGACAAACTACACAGGAAATAGTACATGGGTTTATGGAGGGAGGCAGTGGCCCAAACAGTAAGCATGATGATGAGATTCTCTGCAATCACCAATAGGTAGatcacaagaaagagaaaaaagagcagAATCTGTAACCATGGGGCAGTGGGAAAGCCCACCAGGATGAATTCACTGATCAGAGTGATGTTTTCCTCCAGCATGACAAGAGCACTGAGAAGTACACGAATCTTCTATGATAATGACACAATTGATGGAGTTAACTGTGTATCAGACAGGAGACCAGTATAAGTTATCAAATCAGTCTTTGTTATGAATGAAACTAAAAGAGTAACTTCTTTTCATTTGGTGTATGAAATCCTTCCAATGTTGAAGGATACCTTTCTGTCAATTTATTATAATGAAGTTTCAAGAATCACAGTGATTTCCACACCTCTCACTCACCTGACAAAAGATGTAGTGCTATTTCTCAAACTCTCTTCTTAGTTTTCTTGTCAATGAACTTACACTACAAATCTCCCTGTTGTTAGTTTCAGATCTTTGTTTAATTAATAAGTCACAGGACTAAGAGGCTTTCCTCCATAAGGAAATATGGGAGATATTGCTTCAGGAAATGTTCCGCAAGATAAATATTTGGATTTTCATTATCTTCCTTTTGTCAGTTTCTTCAGCATAGTCTATAAATATTACAAACTGATAGTCACTTGAGAGATCCCTTAATAAGTCTCCACTGCccttagaaaagaaaatggaaatgcttTTGCTACTACATAGAAGAGGTACTACATATTATAATCCCTTTCTGTCTAGCTTTATTGTTATGAACCTGTAAATGGTATTCCATGCTCTAGACACACCCTCCTAATTTTTCTTATCTAatgactcatatatatatacatacatatatacatatatatataatcataatcacgatcacgaaatcccgttattcatcaatttctcgagtgggctcagtaacctctccatttgtcctttccctgagatcctaGAAATCTTTCTCAACTCGGTCCTCCCAGTGATGtcccactgggggctctttcagggtcaggggaatgagatccagcttgttactggatttagcatatgaatacaccatgggaagcttgcaagactgtcccatatgggcaggaaactctcagaaactagCCAATTTCTCCCAAAGGTAGAAGTAGGCTACCAGATATCCTGTGGCCGCTCGTGGctgcaagcttctgagagcttgcttttaagtctctctctggatgttggctgttgatgggattacacaaaccagggttcctttgccagtaccttcatgcgtgaggcccacccgaacgtgtggagtggggcctagagcatgactgtagctacgttctggtggtcttcggctgccgggagcactgcttgggttggggagagaagctggagtccaacccctccgaggggcctccagcatggctatagctacgttccggtggtcttcggccacggggacctctgctcagggtgcggagggaagctggacccattccctcctaggggccctaggcaagacagccaggcattcgggcaagatactctctgcacatacatatatatgtatttataagggctggagcaatagcacagtgggtagggcatttgccttgcatatgcccaacTGGGATTTGATTACtttgcctctctcggagagcccggcaaactaccaagagtagtTTCTCACCCCCAAAGCAGAGTATCttacccccacagcagagcctgacaagctacctgtggtgtatttgatatgcccataacagtaacaacaagtctctcaatggagacgttactagtgcccactcgagcaaatcgatgagaaagagggtgacagtgacagtgacagtgaaagtataTATGTCACTTGAGGTTATACCtactggtgttcaggggctacttctggctcaggggaaATGTATCAGGAAtcaggaatcaaatccataatATCCTTCTGTGTACAAAATATACTTCAACCCACTTAATATCTCTCCAGCTATCTATAATCACTTTGAACTTTGCATACACTCTTCCCTTTTCCTATTACATCCATTATTCAATCTTTGCCTGCTGATTAAAGACTCCAGTTAAGAAAGATTCATCCAATCTGCATCTTGTACCTGAAAAACATTTGATCCCAGTGCATCATCCCTCAtgcaatgaaatttttttcttactgtgcTTTACTATTCAAAACTCAAAACTCTGTCCTTCTAGACTATGATCCCAATTTTTGGAATAGTGACTGACTAGCACAAGATTATTAAAAGAATACATAATGataagtaaattatttaatttctaggACCTCTGCAACCCACAAGAAGTAAATCAGAGGCAAAGTAATACGATCCTCAGGATATTCACCAGCAAAAATCATGGACCCCTTAGTGTATACATCTTTGTGCACAATCTCAGCTTGCACATCCAAAGTACCTCCATGCCAATCATATCTCTGGCATCTAAGAACACCAGTCAGGCTACGGTTATCTGACAGTGTCTGGTCATTTGGTACGTTAGGTCTTTTAAATATCAGCCATTGTTCTCAGTTCTACCTGATCATGTAAGTGAAGGGAGGCAAGAAAGTTTGTGAACATAAATTCAGAAAGATATTctaacaccaaaagaaaaaaatcatatgtgaGATAGCCCAATTACTTTAATCTGtattaaaagaaataacttaTCAAggataataactttaaaaaattaaatggcatatttttattaaactccATGCATTCTACAAAGACAGAACTCAGGTCCTACCTTCATATTATTATTCTCTTCCAATCAATTTGTCACCATATTCCCATCAAACACATAGAGAGCGGTAGGTCAAATAAGGTGACTTCATTGGACTAGAGATATTCTATATTCTGACCTTAATTCATGAAAAGGGACAGAAGAATGAAGCACTAAAATTCCTATTATTGGTACCACTGTCTCTTTTCTATAACAGCATATGGTGGCAGAGTTTAGTATGATTGTGAGGCAGAAAGACGTTGTACCTTATCCAGCTTCCCAACAGCTCCTTTATCCTTGAGGTAGTCCAATAGTGAGCAGTTCTGATCTTGATCCTTGACCCAATATCTTACTTTGGAAAAATCTGCTGGTTTAGAAAGTAGGTTTTCCCTTGCTTCTGTC
Protein-coding regions in this window:
- the LOC129405932 gene encoding olfactory receptor 6-like, with product MLEENITLISEFILVGFPTAPWLQILLFFLFLVIYLLVIAENLIIMLTVWATASLHKPMYYFLCSLSFLEVWYVSVTVPKMLDEFLLQRQRISFTGCMAQLYFFISLAGTECVLLAAMAYDRYVAICHPLQYPVIMTTGYCLQLMAFSYFSGFMISVIKVYFISRVAFCGSNVMNHFFCDISPILKLACKDMSTAELVDFALAIVILVLPLITTVLSYVYIVSTILRIPSTQGRKKAFSTCASHLTVVIIYYTAMIFMYVRPRAIASFNSNKLISAVYAVLTPLLNPFIYCLRNQEVKNAIKKTMRVKCLLLS